One genomic region from Leptolyngbyaceae cyanobacterium JSC-12 encodes:
- a CDS encoding rod shape-determining protein RodA (IMG reference gene:2510097396~PFAM: Cell cycle protein~TIGRFAM: rod shape-determining protein RodA): MLQRSFPKIYWKSLLQPWQNIDWLLLALPIGLTVLGSVMIHSVEMSQGGANWASQHLITAAIGLVFALAISRWRYEWLLHWHWVTYGLTILLLIAVKFIGTEGLGAQRWITILGFNLQPSEFAKLGIIITIAAMLSDRPASTIPAALRALAVAAVPWIFVFLEPNLGTSLVFGAITMGMLYWGNANPGWLLLLLSPFISAILFNVFLPVWFVWIAIVAVVAWRSLPWYRLGTLGAVVINLLSGGLGHFLWGLLKEYQKKRLVIFLNPDQDPLGGGYHLIQSRIGIGAGGLWGRGLHQGTQTQLSFIPEQHTDFIFAAIGEELGFVGCMMVLFAFWLICLRLVIIAQNAKDNFGSMIAIGVFSMIVFQVTVNVGMTIGLSPVTGIPLPFLSYGKSSLLMNFLALGVVESVANFRQRLKF, translated from the coding sequence ATGCTTCAACGCTCTTTCCCAAAAATTTATTGGAAGTCCCTGCTGCAACCCTGGCAGAACATTGATTGGCTGCTGCTGGCATTGCCGATTGGCTTGACGGTTCTGGGATCCGTCATGATTCACAGTGTAGAGATGAGCCAGGGCGGGGCAAATTGGGCCTCTCAGCATCTCATTACCGCTGCGATAGGCTTGGTGTTTGCGTTGGCGATCTCCCGCTGGCGGTATGAGTGGTTGCTGCACTGGCATTGGGTCACCTATGGCTTGACCATTCTGTTGCTGATTGCAGTCAAATTCATCGGTACAGAGGGGCTAGGCGCACAACGCTGGATTACGATTTTGGGTTTCAACCTCCAGCCATCCGAGTTTGCCAAATTGGGAATAATTATCACAATTGCCGCTATGCTCAGCGATCGCCCTGCCTCTACCATTCCAGCCGCACTCAGGGCACTTGCTGTTGCCGCTGTCCCCTGGATTTTTGTATTTCTAGAGCCAAATCTGGGTACCTCGCTCGTGTTTGGTGCTATCACCATGGGAATGCTTTATTGGGGAAACGCCAATCCTGGCTGGTTGCTGCTGCTGCTTTCTCCCTTTATCTCCGCTATTTTGTTTAACGTTTTTTTGCCTGTCTGGTTTGTCTGGATTGCGATTGTTGCAGTAGTGGCATGGCGAAGTTTGCCCTGGTATCGCTTAGGAACCCTGGGGGCAGTTGTGATTAATTTGCTGTCCGGTGGTTTGGGACATTTTCTCTGGGGATTACTTAAAGAATATCAGAAGAAGCGGCTTGTCATCTTCTTGAATCCGGATCAGGATCCATTAGGGGGTGGCTATCACCTGATTCAGTCGCGAATTGGGATTGGGGCAGGGGGGCTATGGGGACGGGGCTTGCATCAAGGGACTCAAACCCAACTGAGTTTCATTCCGGAGCAACATACAGACTTCATCTTCGCTGCTATTGGCGAAGAGCTGGGGTTTGTGGGTTGCATGATGGTGTTATTTGCTTTTTGGCTCATTTGCCTGCGGCTGGTGATTATTGCTCAGAATGCTAAGGATAATTTCGGCTCTATGATCGCAATCGGTGTGTTTTCGATGATCGTATTTCAGGTTACGGTTAATGTGGGCATGACCATTGGGTTATCCCCAGTCACCGGGATCCCTCTACCCTTCTTAAGTTATGGGAAATCGTCATTGCTGATGAATTTTTTGGCGCTGGGAGTGGTGGAGTCGGTTGCGAATTTCCGCCAGCGCTTAAAGTTTTAG
- a CDS encoding HAS barrel domain-containing protein (IMG reference gene:2510097398~PFAM: HAS barrel domain), with translation MRLPLPQFAAGNRHPHHIAEVIQTSTTEFLAQCFDAETLSFSVMPPFGSWVKSMEEESGNLVYGVVYYASTSPLDSVHRARALGLSLQELRDQQPQIFAMLKTEFRAAIVGFQTYGNSAKAFDGSTSAETNVIYQHLPPRPPQLHQAVFVCEPEEVVQFTEKLDFLRSLLQMGSVPVDALIAATLREIYQLRKADREWLVQAGRTLGVLLKDDYDRLRAILSQVHF, from the coding sequence ATGCGTCTTCCTCTTCCCCAATTTGCTGCTGGAAATCGTCATCCTCATCACATTGCAGAAGTCATTCAAACTTCAACCACTGAGTTTTTGGCGCAATGCTTTGATGCGGAGACTTTAAGTTTTTCGGTGATGCCACCCTTTGGCAGTTGGGTAAAGTCGATGGAGGAAGAGTCGGGGAATCTGGTTTACGGGGTAGTTTATTATGCCTCGACTAGTCCTCTTGACTCTGTACACCGAGCACGTGCTTTAGGGTTATCGCTTCAAGAGTTACGCGATCAGCAGCCTCAAATTTTTGCCATGTTGAAAACAGAATTTCGGGCAGCGATTGTAGGCTTTCAGACCTATGGAAATTCAGCTAAGGCATTTGATGGTTCAACTTCAGCGGAAACGAATGTAATTTATCAACATTTGCCCCCTCGTCCACCGCAACTCCATCAGGCGGTGTTTGTTTGTGAGCCAGAGGAAGTGGTGCAATTTACTGAAAAGCTAGATTTTTTGCGATCGCTGCTACAAATGGGTTCAGTGCCCGTGGATGCTCTGATTGCTGCTACGCTTCGAGAGATTTATCAATTGCGAAAAGCTGATCGAGAATGGTTGGTTCAGGCAGGAAGAACATTAGGTGTTTTACTGAAGGATGACTACGACCGTCTACGTGCCATCCTCAGCCAAGTTCATTTCTAG
- a CDS encoding hypothetical protein (IMG reference gene:2510097391) — MFGSFQRSNIRIEVPASEHALRTALMQPERLREWLFPLRLSIGLPEELYPGLTFTSWAGAIAITHKVERVEPHALCLLLSQGIDGFHEWRWGEGWVQSQIEGISLLPIGLGQTVQLSKLRQFLITSNP, encoded by the coding sequence ATGTTTGGATCATTTCAAAGAAGCAATATTCGGATTGAGGTTCCAGCATCTGAACACGCGCTGCGAACTGCTTTGATGCAACCAGAGAGATTGCGAGAGTGGTTGTTTCCACTTCGCCTTTCCATCGGTTTGCCTGAAGAACTGTATCCTGGACTCACGTTTACGAGCTGGGCTGGAGCAATTGCAATTACTCACAAGGTCGAACGTGTAGAGCCTCATGCTCTGTGTTTGCTTTTGTCCCAAGGAATTGATGGATTCCATGAGTGGCGTTGGGGAGAGGGATGGGTTCAATCTCAGATTGAGGGGATTTCCTTACTACCAATTGGTTTAGGGCAAACTGTTCAGTTGAGTAAATTACGGCAATTCTTGATTACCTCGAATCCGTAG
- a CDS encoding histidinol dehydrogenase (IMG reference gene:2510097390~PFAM: Histidinol dehydrogenase~TIGRFAM: histidinol dehydrogenase): protein MLRIITQRAEARSELRRICDRTHDDQVLHKEATVREVLQAVQRQGDRAVLHYTSEFDHLELKVDDLQVSGSELDAAYQQVSKELLDAIRLACRQIEAFHRQRVPKSWVHFGEDEIVLGKRYTPVDRAGIYVPGGQASYPSTVLMNAIPAKVAKVPRIVMVTPPGSDKGINPAVLVAAQEAGIEEIYRIGGAQAIAALAYGTETIPKVDVITGPGNIYVTLAKKIVFGAVGIDSLAGPSEVLVIADKTANPVFVAADMLAQAEHDQMASAILLTDDSVLARKVVDEVERQLSDHPRRLLTEKAIAHYGLVVVVESLEMAAELSNEFAPEHLELEVADPWALLEHIRHAGAIFLGCSTPEAVGDYLAGPNHTLPTSGAARYASPLGVETFMKHSSLIQYSPAALQKVAGAIDLLATAEGLPSHADSVRLRIRGNQELP from the coding sequence ATGTTGCGAATTATCACTCAGCGGGCTGAGGCACGATCTGAACTGCGTCGTATCTGTGACCGCACCCATGACGACCAAGTCCTTCATAAGGAGGCAACTGTACGGGAAGTGCTTCAAGCGGTGCAGCGCCAGGGAGATAGAGCAGTTCTGCACTATACCTCAGAGTTTGACCATCTTGAGCTGAAAGTTGATGACTTGCAAGTAAGCGGTTCGGAACTGGATGCTGCTTATCAGCAGGTATCAAAAGAGCTTTTGGATGCGATTCGCCTAGCGTGTCGGCAAATTGAAGCATTTCATCGCCAACGGGTTCCCAAAAGTTGGGTACATTTTGGCGAAGACGAAATTGTACTCGGGAAACGATACACACCAGTTGACCGGGCAGGAATTTACGTTCCAGGAGGGCAGGCATCTTATCCCAGTACCGTGTTGATGAATGCGATTCCAGCCAAAGTCGCTAAGGTTCCTCGTATTGTGATGGTGACACCGCCAGGATCGGACAAGGGAATCAACCCAGCTGTTTTGGTGGCTGCTCAGGAAGCGGGGATCGAGGAGATTTATCGGATCGGTGGGGCACAGGCGATCGCTGCTCTAGCCTACGGTACTGAAACAATTCCCAAAGTGGATGTGATTACGGGACCAGGAAATATTTATGTTACCCTGGCGAAAAAAATTGTTTTCGGAGCCGTTGGGATTGATTCCCTGGCAGGTCCCTCCGAGGTATTGGTCATCGCTGACAAAACAGCCAATCCAGTTTTTGTTGCCGCAGATATGCTGGCGCAGGCAGAACACGACCAGATGGCATCTGCTATTTTGCTCACGGATGATTCAGTCCTGGCGCGAAAAGTGGTGGATGAAGTTGAACGGCAACTCAGTGACCATCCGCGACGGCTTCTGACTGAGAAGGCGATCGCTCACTATGGCTTGGTCGTCGTCGTCGAATCTCTAGAGATGGCAGCGGAACTATCCAATGAATTTGCACCAGAACACCTAGAATTAGAAGTGGCTGATCCCTGGGCATTGCTAGAACATATTCGCCATGCTGGAGCAATCTTTCTCGGATGCTCAACCCCGGAAGCCGTGGGTGATTACCTAGCAGGTCCTAACCATACCTTACCCACGTCGGGTGCAGCTCGATATGCCTCTCCACTGGGTGTTGAGACATTTATGAAGCATTCCAGTCTGATTCAATACTCTCCAGCCGCATTACAAAAAGTTGCTGGGGCGATTGATCTATTGGCAACTGCTGAAGGATTACCCTCCCATGCTGACTCAGTTCGTCTACGGATTCGAGGTAATCAAGAATTGCCGTAA
- a CDS encoding ATPase involved in chromosome partitioning (IMG reference gene:2510097395~PFAM: ParA/MinD ATPase like; Domain of unknown function DUF59; ATPase MipZ), which produces MLDTLSPSSVLEVLKPVEDPELRKSLVDLNMIRNVEVDGSTVRFTLVLTTPACPLRQFIVEDCERAVKTLPGVETVAVEVTAETPQQKSLPDRQGIDGVKNILAISSGKGGVGKSTIAVNVAVALAQAGAKVGLIDADIYGPNAPTMLGLEGATVIVQQGATGDMLEPAFNHGVKLVSMGFLIDKDQPVIWRGPMLNGVIRQFLYQVRWGDLDYLIVDMPPGTGDAQLTMAQAVPMAGAVIVTTPQTVALLDARRGLKMFQQLGVPVLGIVENMSYFIPPDLPDRQYDIFGSAGGEKTAQELQVPLLGCVPLEIPLREGGDRGLPIVLAEPESASARALTAIAQQIAAKVSLAAFA; this is translated from the coding sequence ATGCTCGATACCCTCAGTCCAAGTTCTGTGCTTGAAGTGCTCAAGCCTGTCGAAGATCCCGAACTGCGTAAGAGTCTAGTGGATCTAAACATGATTCGAAATGTTGAAGTGGATGGTAGTACTGTTCGCTTTACATTGGTATTGACCACGCCTGCTTGCCCTCTGCGCCAGTTCATTGTGGAGGATTGTGAACGTGCTGTTAAAACCTTACCTGGGGTGGAGACAGTCGCTGTGGAAGTAACTGCTGAAACCCCCCAACAAAAATCTCTGCCGGATCGGCAGGGAATTGACGGTGTGAAAAATATTCTGGCGATTTCCAGCGGCAAGGGTGGCGTGGGCAAAAGCACGATCGCGGTAAATGTGGCAGTTGCCCTAGCACAGGCAGGAGCCAAAGTGGGATTGATCGATGCGGACATCTATGGTCCGAATGCACCTACGATGCTGGGGTTAGAAGGGGCAACTGTTATCGTGCAGCAAGGTGCTACGGGAGATATGCTGGAACCTGCATTCAACCACGGGGTAAAGCTCGTGTCGATGGGCTTTTTGATCGATAAAGATCAGCCCGTCATCTGGCGAGGTCCGATGTTAAATGGAGTGATCCGGCAATTTCTCTATCAAGTGCGGTGGGGAGATCTCGATTATTTGATCGTGGATATGCCACCCGGAACCGGAGATGCTCAGTTAACAATGGCTCAAGCGGTGCCTATGGCAGGAGCAGTGATTGTTACTACACCTCAGACAGTGGCATTGCTGGATGCTCGGCGTGGGTTAAAAATGTTTCAGCAGTTGGGTGTTCCAGTGCTGGGAATTGTGGAGAATATGAGTTATTTCATCCCGCCTGATTTACCTGATAGGCAGTATGACATTTTTGGTTCCGCGGGAGGAGAAAAAACGGCTCAAGAGTTGCAAGTGCCGCTGTTGGGGTGTGTACCGTTGGAAATTCCGTTGCGGGAAGGAGGCGATCGCGGCTTGCCGATTGTGCTGGCAGAACCAGAATCAGCTTCTGCTAGAGCGCTAACTGCGATCGCTCAGCAAATTGCAGCCAAAGTTTCTCTAGCGGCGTTTGCATAG
- a CDS encoding anti-anti-sigma factor (IMG reference gene:2510097392~PFAM: STAS domain~TIGRFAM: anti-anti-sigma factor), which produces MEQKSIHMEQKTHTTQDGTTVIVLTPSGRLDITTAWQFRLKLQECISKLSRHVVVNLGQVNFIDSSGLTSLVAGMRDADKVRGSFRICNVHPEARLVFEVTMMDSVFEIFDTEEEALEGVPRGIAS; this is translated from the coding sequence ATGGAGCAGAAATCCATACATATGGAGCAGAAGACTCATACGACCCAAGATGGTACGACAGTCATTGTCCTCACTCCATCTGGGCGCTTAGACATTACCACTGCATGGCAGTTCCGGCTCAAGCTTCAAGAGTGTATTTCTAAACTTAGCCGTCATGTGGTTGTCAATTTGGGTCAGGTAAATTTTATTGATAGTTCTGGACTCACCTCTCTAGTCGCTGGAATGAGAGACGCAGATAAAGTCAGAGGCAGTTTCCGAATCTGTAACGTTCATCCAGAGGCACGGTTGGTATTTGAAGTTACGATGATGGATTCCGTGTTTGAAATCTTTGATACGGAAGAGGAGGCGTTAGAGGGGGTTCCTCGCGGAATTGCCAGCTAA
- a CDS encoding hypothetical protein (IMG reference gene:2510097394~PFAM: Polyketide cyclase / dehydrase and lipid transport) — protein sequence MRRFGFLPGFNRSERHYPNNNQFIKTYQADSSASVDELWKKITDLTDVSWHPILASTNVPRGLVVKPGLIYQGFTRMIPIPIQIFVERVSPRELFSVRILVMPGLEEQVTYQVRSTVCGTCVSYSVTLRGWLSPFFWSFMRPCAAKVALKLVQSVEQAVSGNLKPAKRSCLDL from the coding sequence ATGAGGCGATTTGGGTTCCTGCCTGGTTTCAACCGCTCCGAGAGGCATTATCCCAACAACAACCAGTTTATTAAAACCTATCAGGCAGATAGTTCTGCTTCAGTTGATGAGTTGTGGAAAAAAATTACCGACCTGACTGATGTTTCCTGGCATCCTATCCTTGCTAGCACCAACGTCCCCAGAGGATTAGTGGTAAAACCAGGATTAATCTACCAGGGATTTACCCGCATGATCCCAATTCCAATTCAGATTTTCGTGGAACGAGTAAGTCCCAGGGAATTATTTAGCGTTCGGATATTAGTTATGCCAGGATTGGAAGAACAAGTGACGTATCAAGTGCGATCAACAGTATGTGGCACTTGTGTCTCCTACTCTGTCACCCTGCGAGGGTGGTTGTCTCCATTCTTTTGGTCTTTCATGCGTCCGTGCGCGGCAAAAGTTGCTCTCAAACTGGTTCAATCAGTAGAACAGGCCGTATCCGGTAACCTCAAACCAGCTAAACGAAGCTGCTTAGACTTGTGA
- a CDS encoding coproporphyrinogen III oxidase (IMG reference gene:2510097393~PFAM: Coproporphyrinogen III oxidase), producing MTAFSTSKATASDQAYPPSDSRQRVSQFMRSLQDHICQGLEQLDGVGKFREDAWEREEGGGGRSRVLRDGGVFEQGGVNFSEVWGKDLPPSILVQRPEAAGHGFYATGTSMVLHPRNPYVPTVHLNYRYFEAGPVWWFGGGIDLTPYYPFIEDVIHFHRTLKQTCDVHHPHYYQAFKLWCDEYFYLKHRQETRGVGGLFFDYQDAQGKLYPVSYPGSQIDTPAARYSQTVGDVQGRSWEDLFAFVNDCGNAFLPAYIPIAERRRSIEYGDRERNFQLYRRGRYVEFNLVYDRGTIFGLQTNGRTESILMSLPPLVRWEYNYQPEPNSREAELYETFLKPQDWLNWTQSS from the coding sequence ATGACTGCGTTTTCCACCTCTAAAGCAACTGCATCTGATCAAGCCTATCCACCTAGCGATTCTCGTCAGCGAGTCAGCCAATTTATGCGTAGCCTGCAAGACCACATTTGCCAAGGGCTGGAACAGTTGGATGGAGTTGGAAAGTTTCGGGAAGATGCTTGGGAGCGTGAAGAAGGTGGCGGTGGTCGCTCTCGTGTTCTCCGTGATGGTGGTGTGTTTGAACAAGGGGGAGTTAATTTCTCAGAAGTGTGGGGCAAAGATTTACCGCCTTCGATCCTGGTTCAGCGACCGGAAGCCGCAGGACATGGATTTTATGCCACAGGCACCTCAATGGTGCTGCATCCTCGTAATCCCTATGTTCCCACTGTCCATCTCAACTACCGTTATTTTGAGGCAGGTCCAGTATGGTGGTTTGGTGGCGGAATTGACCTCACCCCCTACTACCCCTTTATAGAAGACGTGATTCACTTTCACCGCACCCTAAAGCAAACCTGTGATGTTCACCATCCCCATTACTATCAGGCGTTTAAGCTCTGGTGTGATGAATATTTCTATCTCAAACATCGGCAAGAAACACGGGGTGTAGGAGGGCTTTTCTTTGATTATCAAGATGCTCAGGGCAAACTCTATCCAGTCTCCTACCCTGGCTCCCAAATCGACACTCCAGCGGCTCGTTATAGTCAAACTGTGGGGGATGTTCAAGGGCGTTCTTGGGAAGACCTATTTGCTTTTGTGAATGATTGTGGAAATGCCTTTCTCCCAGCGTATATCCCGATTGCAGAACGTCGGCGCTCAATTGAATATGGCGATCGCGAACGAAATTTTCAACTTTATCGTCGGGGTCGGTATGTGGAATTCAATCTAGTCTACGACCGGGGCACTATCTTCGGCTTACAAACCAATGGTCGTACTGAATCCATTCTCATGTCCTTACCGCCACTAGTTCGCTGGGAATACAATTATCAGCCAGAGCCTAACTCGCGGGAAGCCGAGCTGTATGAAACCTTCCTCAAACCACAAGATTGGCTAAATTGGACTCAATCGTCCTGA
- a CDS encoding Protein of unknown function (DUF3252) (IMG reference gene:2510097397~PFAM: Protein of unknown function (DUF3252)): MILPGSAVRVINPSDTYYQFQGLVQRVSDGKVAVLFEGGNWDKLVTFRLSELEEVDTMAGKKKGK; this comes from the coding sequence ATGATTTTGCCAGGTTCAGCCGTTCGTGTAATTAATCCCAGCGATACCTATTACCAGTTTCAAGGATTGGTGCAGCGTGTGAGTGATGGCAAAGTTGCTGTCTTATTTGAGGGTGGAAATTGGGATAAGCTAGTGACTTTTCGCTTATCCGAATTGGAAGAAGTTGATACTATGGCGGGTAAGAAAAAAGGTAAGTAG